CAGACTCTCGGCGCATTCATGCGCACCATAACAGATATCAAGCCGAACATTATCGCTGGAAGTGCAAATATTATTTTTTCATACAGTATATTTCTTTGTTCGGTTGTCTTCCCCCACCCATTTTCTCCCCCCATCCTTTTAAAGAGATAAACATCAAGAATAACAAATATTAAAAAATACGTTATCCCGATTGCATATGAAAACAGGGACATTATATAGAATATCAAGGATAATACTATGAATACACGGTATTTTTGTCCGCCATATTCAGAATCATTGGCTTTCAAGTAACAGAGTGTTGTCAGTAGTAAGAAGAATACCGCCTGGCAATATGTTCGATCCGTCGCCCATGCGACCGGTTCTACCCGCAGCGGGTGAATCGCCCAGAACAGCGCTGCTGCAACAGCCGCAATATTTAAAGCCCAATTTTGTCTTCCGGGTTCACTACGCTTATTAACAGGGAGCCAAAGCAATATCTTTCTGATGATGAGAAACAATAATCCGGAGTTTAATCCATGCAAGAGCCAGTTTCCCATATGATAACCAAATGGATTCAATCCGAAATACTGGTATGTAATACTCCAACCTATTAAGGTTAACGGATTATAGCGCATCATTGTATCAACATCGGTAAAAGCAGAGAATATAAGATTAATACTTAACGGACCAAGCTTCGGATTTTTATATATGATCAGATCATCATCCCACATGACAAATTGGGCTGTCAGGACTTCTGAAAACACTGCACAAACGACGGTAGTTATGATCGCTGCAATGTAGAGGTGATAATAACGATTTGTATTATTGACTAGTTCCATCATTATCCGAAGATGTCGATTAAAGGTGGATAGTTATCATGACAATGCGATATATTATAAAAAGGTTCTCAGTCGATTTATTCATCATGAGTACGATAATAAAATATGCAGCTCGGAAGACTAAAACAACTCCTTATAGTATCTGGATATTCTAAAATTGTTAAATCTATCGTCATCATTAATTTTGTTTTTAACATCGAAACCATTTTTCATTGCCAGGATCAGATAGCTTTTACATTCCTCAAATCTTTGCTGCCTTGCAAATACACCTGCAATCCGAAACGCCGTTATTCCTCTGTCCAATGTCCCCATTTCATATATTTTCCGGTATTCAGCCAGCGACTGATCATATCGCCCGGTATTCTCATACATGATCGACAAATTAATCCTTGCCTGAATATCATTCGGACCATATTCTACTGCAAGTTGATAATGTCGGATTGCACCCTCTTTATTTCCGAGTTTCAACAGTACAGCACCGTATGTATTATGTGTTGCGCTGCTATGTGGATCAATGAGCAGGGCATGTTCAAGCAACTTCTTCGCTTCTTCAAGATTTCCTTGTTGATATTCATTAAAGCCATAATTCAAGTACGCTGGAAGAAACATTGGATTTATTGAAATGGCTTGGGTATAATATTTGGCGGCATTTTTATAATCACCTTTTCTCGTCAGACATAAACCATAATTGTTTTGTGCAAGCTCATACATCGGATTCGCTTCTATCGCTTTACGAAAATATTCCTCCGCTTCATCCTTATGTCCCAAATTATATAATGCATCGCCGATACCATTGTAAGCAATACAGTTCGGGCCGGTGACTGCAAGAGCTCTCGTAAACAATGCATACCCATTTGAGAAATACAGATTTTGCGTTCTTGTTATGGGAATCATCAAAGCAAGTATTGTCAGAAAGATAACATATTTCAAAACAGTAGAGTATCGGCCTTTCAATAATGCGTTGCATTCCCATACTAATAACAAGGAAAGACCGATCATCGGTATATACATGAACCGGTTTGCCATCTCGGGCCATAGCCCCGCCTGGACCAATCCTCCGGCAGGCGCAAGGGCAACAAGAAACCACAACCAACCGACTGTCAGCCAGGGACGATTTCTGCGCAAGAAAATAGCCGCGATCGTGATTATGATAATGCCCGATAATGATAGCAGAAAATATGACAGGGGAATATTCCCGGGAAACGGATAATATATCGCATAATCGAAAGGCCAAAAATAATTCTTCAAGTATTTAATAATCGAAACAAATAAATTATAGATTCTTAAATCCAGCGGTATTCTATTATGATCGATGACGATGCTTGACATCGAAATGAGCGACAAATACGACGATATTAAGGACAGCACTACAAAGGGAATCTTTTCCGCAACAACAAAAACGAACATTCTTGATTTTACTACACGAATGATGGAATGAATCGAAATTCGTTGAATCTTATCTTGACCATTGTCAATACGTGACATCATAGCCGCACTGAATCTTTTAAGAGGCCAGTAATCTAGAATTAGAAGAAGAAAAGGGAACGATAAGATACTTGGCTTGCTCAAAAGACCCAAGACGAAGAGAATCAAAACACCGAAATAAATCAAGATACTTTTATCCTTCACATATCTTATATAAGCGTGAATCGATATCAACAAAAATAACGTACTCAAAAGGTTCTTTCGCTCTGTAACCCATGCTACAGATTCGATTTGAATGGGATGAACTGCAAACAGCAGAGCTACCGCTCCCGACGCATAGGGTGCACCCGTCATTCTGAGAATAAGCCAATA
Above is a window of Syntrophaceae bacterium DNA encoding:
- a CDS encoding tetratricopeptide repeat protein; amino-acid sequence: MMELVNNTNRYYHLYIAAIITTVVCAVFSEVLTAQFVMWDDDLIIYKNPKLGPLSINLIFSAFTDVDTMMRYNPLTLIGWSITYQYFGLNPFGYHMGNWLLHGLNSGLLFLIIRKILLWLPVNKRSEPGRQNWALNIAAVAAALFWAIHPLRVEPVAWATDRTYCQAVFFLLLTTLCYLKANDSEYGGQKYRVFIVLSLIFYIMSLFSYAIGITYFLIFVILDVYLFKRMGGENGWGKTTEQRNILYEKIIFALPAIMFGLISVMVRMNAPRVWLPPVPLEKFGLFDRVMQAMYVLFYYIYKPFYPFDLSPVYNTLVSFNPLSMPFLLSAMFVLSIITILYINKTKWPLGFALVLSYIALMIPLLGFFEHPHYTADRYSILASMCISVLIAFVIYNVNRKHVLAMVSVSMIIVIMSMTTLTYKQIKIWTNSETLFVHMIEKLKDDRYRQDIYWRLGRHLYLSGRIEEGINNYHKALNINPMHPVAHDDLAVIEYRNGNIEKAKHHLQMLLKINPRNEEARYRLVEMDSMEKNIFTSPMTRYSLDY
- a CDS encoding tetratricopeptide repeat protein, which encodes MKPLGNKQKATIAKLIIPIAIMILTIVAYSDVRYHQFLNIDDKEYVSANRNVQKGVTPESVQWAFGFTGIAYYHPLTWISHMLDYQMYGLAPGKHHLTNLIIHILNALLLYWLILRMTGAPYASGAVALLFAVHPIQIESVAWVTERKNLLSTLFLLISIHAYIRYVKDKSILIYFGVLILFVLGLLSKPSILSFPFLLLILDYWPLKRFSAAMMSRIDNGQDKIQRISIHSIIRVVKSRMFVFVVAEKIPFVVLSLISSYLSLISMSSIVIDHNRIPLDLRIYNLFVSIIKYLKNYFWPFDYAIYYPFPGNIPLSYFLLSLSGIIIITIAAIFLRRNRPWLTVGWLWFLVALAPAGGLVQAGLWPEMANRFMYIPMIGLSLLLVWECNALLKGRYSTVLKYVIFLTILALMIPITRTQNLYFSNGYALFTRALAVTGPNCIAYNGIGDALYNLGHKDEAEEYFRKAIEANPMYELAQNNYGLCLTRKGDYKNAAKYYTQAISINPMFLPAYLNYGFNEYQQGNLEEAKKLLEHALLIDPHSSATHNTYGAVLLKLGNKEGAIRHYQLAVEYGPNDIQARINLSIMYENTGRYDQSLAEYRKIYEMGTLDRGITAFRIAGVFARQQRFEECKSYLILAMKNGFDVKNKINDDDRFNNFRISRYYKELF